In Corynebacterium guangdongense, one DNA window encodes the following:
- a CDS encoding YoaK family protein has protein sequence MRQAFDTLVRRIATAAGPERTDRNNRWLAAGLTFTAGMVNSVGFLAVSVYTSHMTGLVSMAADEIVLGGYYFAFLAALGVFSFIAGAMACAILFNWGRRNRHISKFALILWVEALAILLVGLLADRSQEAGLPWLIVMVLAWIMGLQNGLITKVTEAQIRTTHVTGMVTDIGIELGKWLYRNPAGDPDPVLPHLPRLKLHATLVSMFFLGGVFGALLGTWIGFYTVLPAAGILLLLAFYPVYVDFRYGKFRPGKVLRRARSGTR, from the coding sequence GCCGGCCCGGAGCGCACTGATCGCAACAACCGGTGGCTCGCCGCGGGGCTGACCTTCACCGCCGGCATGGTCAACTCCGTCGGCTTCCTGGCCGTGTCCGTCTACACCTCGCACATGACCGGGCTGGTGTCGATGGCCGCCGACGAGATCGTCCTCGGCGGCTACTACTTCGCCTTCCTCGCCGCGCTCGGCGTCTTCTCCTTCATCGCCGGCGCCATGGCCTGCGCCATCCTCTTCAACTGGGGCCGCCGCAACAGGCACATCTCCAAGTTCGCCCTCATCCTGTGGGTGGAGGCGCTGGCGATTCTGCTGGTCGGCCTGCTCGCCGACCGCTCCCAGGAGGCGGGGCTGCCGTGGCTGATCGTCATGGTGCTGGCCTGGATCATGGGCCTGCAGAACGGCCTGATCACCAAGGTCACCGAGGCGCAGATCCGCACCACCCACGTCACCGGCATGGTCACCGACATCGGCATCGAACTGGGTAAATGGCTCTACCGCAACCCGGCCGGCGACCCGGACCCGGTCCTGCCCCACCTCCCCCGGCTCAAACTGCACGCCACCCTGGTCAGCATGTTCTTCCTCGGCGGCGTCTTCGGCGCGCTGCTGGGGACGTGGATCGGTTTCTACACCGTGCTCCCGGCGGCGGGCATCCTGCTGCTTCTCGCCTTCTACCCGGTGTACGTGGACTTCCGCTACGGGAAGTTCCGGCCGGGCAAGGTGCTCAGGCGCGCCAGGTCCGGAACACGGTGA
- a CDS encoding putative quinol monooxygenase yields MTQITGIVHFTFRPGQAGRFEELSRQAREIVLNDEPGTTRYDVFMAPDRGSAVVVEEFVDVAAALAHQDSIGEELNRALVDTASDVHGELLGELPPELVAQLADSTARPYLTVFRTWRA; encoded by the coding sequence ATGACCCAGATCACGGGAATCGTCCACTTCACGTTCCGTCCGGGCCAGGCCGGTCGCTTCGAGGAACTCTCCCGTCAGGCACGGGAGATCGTCCTCAACGACGAGCCCGGCACCACCCGCTACGACGTGTTCATGGCGCCGGACCGGGGCAGCGCCGTGGTCGTCGAGGAGTTCGTCGACGTGGCGGCGGCGCTGGCTCATCAGGACAGCATCGGGGAGGAACTCAACCGGGCGCTGGTCGACACCGCCTCCGACGTGCACGGGGAACTGCTGGGGGAGCTGCCGCCCGAGCTGGTCGCACAGTTGGCGGACTCCACGGCCAGGCCCTATCTCACCGTGTTCCGGACCTGGCGCGCCTGA
- a CDS encoding DoxX family membrane protein, which translates to MRIYRAVIRVLVGVTFVLGGVHLILGQTSPGAYAAFADTTLLPWLADLWRGFGMDNIGWLTISLAGYEIACGLGLAFRPTLRPAAWGILAFLVFITVVGYGYPTASPLEDVLKNRLATAVLALLVLPLTFRSPRA; encoded by the coding sequence TTGAGAATCTACCGCGCCGTCATCCGGGTCCTGGTCGGCGTGACATTCGTCCTCGGCGGCGTCCACCTCATTCTGGGCCAGACCAGCCCGGGGGCCTACGCCGCCTTCGCCGACACCACGCTGCTCCCCTGGCTCGCCGACCTGTGGCGCGGCTTCGGCATGGACAACATCGGGTGGCTGACGATCTCCCTCGCGGGGTACGAGATCGCCTGCGGCTTGGGTCTCGCGTTTCGCCCCACGCTGCGCCCCGCCGCCTGGGGAATCCTCGCGTTCCTCGTCTTCATCACCGTCGTCGGCTACGGCTACCCGACGGCCTCCCCGCTGGAGGACGTCCTCAAGAACCGGCTGGCCACGGCCGTCTTGGCCCTGCTGGTTCTGCCGCTCACTTTCCGAAGCCCGCGCGCGTGA